From a region of the Synechococcus sp. RS9916 genome:
- a CDS encoding LOG family protein yields the protein MERVAAQRQLSQAQQRLAEQPDNQALQRKVKRGQRLVELSPFYEAAREFAHLVSCAQRSEQGCNLVIATGGGPGIMEAANRGAFDAGFKSIGFNISLPHEQRPNPFVTPELCFRFNYFALRKFHFVMRAVGSVFFPGGFGTLDELFEVLTLRQTGIKGPIPVVLFGRDYWQEVINFNALADSGLIGDDHLDLIQFADTPSEAWELIRSSERYAQCRPR from the coding sequence GTGGAGCGGGTAGCCGCCCAACGCCAGCTCAGCCAGGCCCAGCAAAGGCTGGCCGAACAACCCGACAACCAAGCTCTACAACGGAAAGTCAAACGCGGTCAGCGTCTGGTGGAGCTTTCTCCCTTTTATGAGGCCGCCAGGGAGTTTGCCCATCTGGTCTCCTGCGCACAGCGAAGCGAACAGGGCTGCAACCTTGTGATTGCCACCGGGGGCGGTCCAGGAATCATGGAAGCCGCCAATCGTGGTGCCTTCGATGCAGGCTTCAAATCGATCGGCTTCAACATCAGCTTGCCCCACGAACAAAGGCCCAATCCATTCGTGACACCGGAACTGTGCTTTCGGTTCAACTATTTCGCTCTGCGCAAATTCCATTTCGTGATGCGCGCCGTGGGGAGCGTGTTCTTTCCTGGCGGCTTCGGCACCCTGGACGAACTCTTTGAGGTCCTCACCCTGCGGCAGACAGGCATCAAAGGCCCCATACCGGTGGTGTTGTTCGGAAGGGACTACTGGCAGGAGGTGATCAACTTCAATGCCCTTGCGGATTCAGGCCTGATCGGTGACGACCACCTCGACCTGATCCAGTTCGCCGACACCCCAAGTGAAGCCTGGGAACTCATTCGCAGCTCCGAGCGCTATGCCCAATGCCGGCCAAGGTGA
- a CDS encoding cupin domain-containing protein, producing MFAGGTMAHLKLTKRAARLIRPEERSEALHLAGVDITPLVSTDQSADYEFGVISGQEGHGPPPHSHPWDETYFVLRGEVVFGVGRDEQAFTQGALVHVPAGERHWFRFDQPGETVVVTGGHRAFAMFKGLADVPDGSPAEDYLAVALRYGEEDRRDG from the coding sequence TTGTTCGCGGGAGGAACCATGGCTCATTTAAAGCTCACTAAGCGGGCAGCTCGCCTGATCCGTCCTGAAGAGCGATCTGAGGCTTTGCACTTAGCCGGAGTTGACATCACTCCATTGGTTTCAACTGACCAATCTGCTGACTATGAGTTCGGGGTCATCTCTGGTCAGGAGGGTCATGGACCACCACCGCATTCACATCCTTGGGATGAAACCTATTTCGTCTTGCGTGGTGAAGTCGTTTTTGGAGTTGGTCGGGATGAGCAGGCCTTTACCCAAGGAGCCTTGGTTCACGTCCCTGCTGGAGAACGTCACTGGTTCCGATTTGACCAGCCTGGTGAAACAGTCGTTGTCACAGGAGGACATCGCGCTTTTGCCATGTTCAAAGGCCTTGCCGATGTTCCCGATGGTTCCCCTGCTGAGGACTACCTGGCAGTAGCACTGCGCTATGGAGAAGAGGATCGCCGCGACGGTTGA
- a CDS encoding sulfite exporter TauE/SafE family protein — MSLDIPLIGLGLALGAVCGFFNAVASGGSAVMFPALLAIGIPADIANATSRLPILLGSTTALWSFERAKLIPWQSVLRLSIVFLPFSLLGAEIATVMNTSISLLLIRISILMALVFLLIRPQQLLKRRPDNGDKAYIQIRLSLWLLTAFCGFWAGLIIVDAAIFLLLSLVLVGGVSLRQAVPVKTGLVFLFSISTFLIFARSGKVEWQIGIPMVIGSIFGSLIGAKVVMSQYANQWVYRCLIVVVLIESVRLFL; from the coding sequence ATGAGCCTTGACATCCCATTAATTGGCTTGGGCCTGGCGTTGGGAGCGGTATGCGGGTTCTTCAATGCCGTTGCCTCTGGAGGCTCTGCAGTGATGTTTCCTGCCTTGCTTGCCATTGGCATACCCGCGGACATCGCCAATGCCACCTCGAGGCTGCCGATTCTGCTCGGTAGCACCACAGCGCTGTGGTCATTCGAGAGAGCCAAGCTCATCCCCTGGCAATCAGTCTTGCGGCTTTCGATCGTCTTTCTGCCATTCAGTCTGCTGGGAGCAGAGATTGCCACAGTAATGAATACTTCGATCAGTCTTCTTCTGATTCGTATTTCCATATTGATGGCGCTTGTGTTTCTTCTAATACGTCCGCAGCAGTTGTTGAAACGCCGACCAGATAATGGCGATAAAGCCTATATTCAAATACGTCTGTCTCTCTGGCTATTAACTGCTTTTTGCGGCTTTTGGGCAGGGCTGATTATCGTTGATGCTGCCATATTTCTTCTCTTAAGCTTGGTGCTGGTTGGAGGCGTAAGCCTGAGGCAGGCAGTGCCAGTAAAAACAGGCTTGGTTTTTTTGTTCAGCATTTCTACTTTCTTGATCTTTGCGCGAAGCGGAAAGGTGGAATGGCAAATAGGCATTCCGATGGTGATTGGCAGCATCTTCGGATCATTAATCGGTGCAAAGGTAGTAATGAGCCAGTACGCCAATCAATGGGTTTACCGCTGCTTGATCGTCGTCGTGCTGATTGAGAGCGTGCGGCTATTCCTGTGA
- a CDS encoding phosphotransferase: MRELIDDPLCVDAEWLTYVLQHEGHLQSGKVIAVTKTPLGNSIGFLSRVVRLSPEYQGNADGLPDSFILKAHTVIPNFLGVAEELKAFDRELGFYQEFRQKVCSRLPKFYGGYSQAGRGWLLLEDLSSIPPGDQVAGLSNLQVAKTIENIAAIHALCWQSEELNRAKWLPIDDFWFRTEIERSWRTLKQSYCLRIGSEGCELIDSFVACHGDLFGRLSSRPRTLIHGDLRADNLLMDSNPKSRDDVIILDWQTATQSMGAIDIAFLIAGSEPTAERHGRIHSLVRTWHTALVENGVKSYSYDEAYLDVRAALLLCLAVPIKAFEELGGPNFRNVREVQLAELMIFRYVQAALDLNVGELLESWDF, from the coding sequence ATGCGAGAGCTTATTGACGATCCTTTATGTGTAGATGCAGAGTGGTTGACTTATGTTTTGCAGCATGAAGGGCATCTCCAGTCTGGGAAGGTTATTGCAGTAACCAAGACTCCTCTAGGAAATTCAATCGGATTCTTGTCGAGGGTGGTCAGACTCTCGCCTGAATACCAAGGCAATGCTGATGGGCTTCCAGATAGCTTTATCCTAAAAGCCCATACAGTTATTCCCAACTTCTTAGGAGTCGCGGAGGAATTAAAAGCTTTTGACCGAGAGCTTGGTTTCTACCAAGAGTTTCGTCAAAAGGTATGCTCGCGACTGCCAAAGTTTTACGGAGGTTATTCTCAGGCGGGCCGAGGTTGGCTATTGCTGGAAGATCTGAGTTCAATTCCACCTGGGGATCAAGTGGCAGGGCTTTCAAATCTACAGGTTGCCAAGACAATTGAGAATATTGCAGCCATACATGCCTTGTGCTGGCAGTCAGAAGAATTGAATCGTGCCAAGTGGCTTCCAATTGATGATTTCTGGTTTCGAACAGAGATTGAACGTTCTTGGCGCACCCTAAAACAATCTTATTGCTTGAGGATTGGAAGTGAAGGCTGCGAATTGATTGATTCGTTTGTTGCTTGTCATGGCGATTTGTTTGGGCGTCTTTCATCACGTCCAAGAACCCTTATCCATGGAGATCTCAGGGCGGACAATCTGTTGATGGATAGCAATCCAAAAAGTCGTGATGATGTCATTATTTTGGATTGGCAGACTGCCACACAAAGCATGGGTGCTATTGACATCGCCTTTTTAATTGCAGGAAGCGAGCCCACAGCAGAGCGCCATGGTCGGATTCATTCACTTGTAAGGACATGGCACACAGCTCTTGTGGAGAACGGCGTAAAAAGTTACTCATACGATGAGGCTTATCTGGATGTTCGCGCTGCACTCCTCCTGTGTCTTGCCGTTCCCATCAAGGCATTTGAAGAACTTGGCGGCCCCAACTTCCGAAATGTTCGCGAGGTTCAGCTTGCTGAGTTGATGATTTTCAGATATGTACAGGCTGCTTTGGATCTCAATGTAGGTGAGCTTTTAGAGAGTTGGGATTTTTAG
- a CDS encoding PqqD family protein, whose product MASSNKRFKQHSQAVCTELDGDVALFQSDTCDYLVLNETGSAIWNALKSQPTLVELCKHLQGEYEVTPDECKTSVEAWLEAALEKKVIAVVDD is encoded by the coding sequence ATGGCAAGCAGCAACAAACGTTTTAAGCAGCATTCCCAAGCTGTTTGCACCGAACTCGATGGCGATGTAGCTTTATTTCAAAGCGACACCTGCGACTATCTAGTTCTCAACGAAACAGGCTCAGCCATTTGGAATGCACTAAAATCTCAACCTACGTTGGTTGAACTCTGCAAGCATTTACAGGGCGAGTATGAAGTCACCCCAGACGAATGCAAGACCTCTGTTGAAGCATGGCTGGAAGCCGCCTTGGAGAAGAAAGTGATTGCCGTAGTTGATGATTAA
- a CDS encoding sulfotransferase domain-containing protein, whose amino-acid sequence MTDHYSYWYLASYPKSGNTWCRVFITELLRLAGDDPEEELNLNQDIETGAIASSRLWLDDQLGINSCDLSFSELDPLRGRAGASAWLFAEGERFHKVHDAFHSPDSRGRPVVSTDGCSGVVYILRHPEDVAVSLSHFFSWPLERCVDHLLDPNAALVPGNRFGGHQVRQHMGRWDQHVRSWADQTQLPILIMRYEDMLAQGLETFTKLVKFLGLPNEPKLIQKALDNTSIDRLKKLEEDVDGFAEKPAGCERFFRSGRTGEGAERLTIEQRKRLAKGLSGAMTRFLYEGPELD is encoded by the coding sequence ATGACTGACCACTATAGTTACTGGTATCTCGCTTCTTACCCCAAATCAGGAAACACCTGGTGCCGGGTATTTATCACTGAATTATTGCGATTGGCCGGAGATGATCCCGAGGAAGAACTCAACCTCAACCAAGATATTGAAACGGGAGCAATTGCCTCATCCAGGCTTTGGTTGGACGACCAATTAGGAATTAACAGTTGTGATCTCAGTTTTAGTGAGCTTGACCCCTTGCGCGGCCGTGCTGGTGCCAGTGCATGGCTTTTTGCAGAAGGCGAGCGTTTTCACAAAGTGCATGATGCATTCCATTCGCCTGATTCCCGTGGTCGCCCGGTGGTGAGTACTGACGGTTGCTCCGGTGTTGTTTATATCCTGCGCCACCCAGAAGATGTGGCCGTATCACTTAGCCATTTCTTTTCATGGCCGTTAGAGCGTTGTGTTGATCATCTACTAGATCCCAATGCAGCTCTTGTTCCAGGCAATCGCTTTGGTGGCCACCAGGTGCGGCAACATATGGGCCGTTGGGACCAGCATGTGCGCTCCTGGGCTGATCAAACTCAACTGCCAATCTTGATCATGCGCTATGAAGACATGTTGGCACAGGGCTTGGAGACGTTTACAAAATTAGTCAAATTCTTAGGTCTTCCTAATGAGCCGAAGCTCATACAGAAGGCTTTAGACAACACTTCCATCGATCGACTTAAAAAGCTCGAGGAGGATGTGGATGGCTTTGCTGAAAAGCCAGCTGGTTGCGAGCGTTTTTTTCGCTCAGGGCGAACGGGAGAGGGCGCAGAGCGACTGACGATCGAGCAGCGAAAACGACTCGCTAAAGGATTGTCTGGAGCGATGACGCGCTTCCTCTATGAGGGCCCAGAACTTGACTGA